From a region of the Castanea sativa cultivar Marrone di Chiusa Pesio chromosome 10, ASM4071231v1 genome:
- the LOC142611793 gene encoding receptor-like protein EIX1, translated as MGSLRYLNLSGAGFGGLIPHQLGNLSNLHYLNLGHNYNLYVKSLQWLSGLPLLQHLDLSSTSLSQASDWLQEINKLPSLSELRLSLCYLSGFIPPPIPSSINFSSLTTLDLSLNSFENTSILFWVFGLHNLVSLHLSWNQFHGPIPVHLQKLTSLRHLDLSGKAFNSSIPNWLYSFSHLEFLHLYDNDLQGRISSAIGNLTSAISIDLSSNELEGKVPRSFGNLCKLREIRLSSNKWGQQIPEIFESLSGCVSNGLEILALYNVQLSGQLTDELGQFKNLVFLSLGNNSISGPIPWSIGNLSSLRSLHLEANQINGTLPPSFGHLSKLESLYIYSNMLEGVVSDIHFTNLTRLTLLYASKNRLTLKVSLDWIPPFQLKYLVLGSWNLGPQFPSWLCSQKQLLSLDISNTGIIDAVPPWFWNLSSQFTYLNISHNQIYGEIPHIPLILSDHSIIDVSSNHFEGPLPCISSNLSFLDLSNNSLSRSIFHFLCYKMKEPKNMEFLNLGKNLLSGNISNCWMKWQRLVALNLGNNNFSGSIPASIGSLINLGSLHLSNNSFSGKFPSLLKNCNYLFTIDIGKNEFVGSIPLWIGHRLSSLMILRLRFNNFHGQIPEELCALTSLQILDLSHNKLFGSIPKCLNNFSTMARNNNSNYPIYVFDWSLMYSSRPFESELLVIKGESLEYSTTLQLVNIIDLSNNNLSGEIPKEVASLQGLQSLNLSSNILTGMIPENIGDMGSLESIDFSINQLCGQIPQSMSSLTFLSHLNLSNNNLIGRIPSSTQLQSLSASSFFGNKLCGPPLTDSCTINYVKPNIQNKRSKDFGGLKVDWFFVSMALGFVVGFWLVLGPLLWNKQWRILYFQFLDHLGYKLSGVVAQTWQHYFFAHLGQNSSAQGGSGVRKHLQLLHSTLQRPRTS; from the exons ATGGGGAGCTTAAGATATCTTAATCTCTCCGGTGCGGGATTTGGGGGATTGATTCCTCATCAACTTGGGAATCTCTCTAATTTGCACTATCTCAATCTTGGacataattataatttatatgtgAAGAGCCTTCAATGGCTCTCTGGTCTTCCTTTACTACAACACCTTGATTTGAGTTCTACAAGCCTTAGCCAAGCCTCTGATTGGCTACAGGAGATAAACAAACTCCCTTCCTTGTCAGAGTTGCGATTGTCACTATGCTACCTTTCTGGTTTCATTCCACCACCGATACCCAGTAGTATTAACTTCTCATCTCTCACCACCCTTGATCTTTCATTGAACAGTTTTGAAAACACTTCGATTCTGTTTTGGGTCTTTGGTCTTCATAATCTGGTTTCTCTTCATCTATCCTGGAATCAGTTTCACGGTCCAATCCCTGTTCATCTCCAGAAGTTGACTTCACTTAGGCACCTCGATCTATCTGGTAAAGCTTTCAACTCTTCAATCCCCAATTGGCTGTACAGTTTTAGTCATCTTGAGTTCCTCCACCTCTATGACAATGATTTGCAGGGTAGAATCTCTAGTGCCATTGGAAACCTAACATCTGCCATTAGCATAGACTTGTCATCCAATGAACTCGAAGGAAAGGTACCAAGATCTTTTGGTAATCTCTGCAAATTAAGGGAAATTAGATTGTCATCCAACAAATGGGGTCAACAGATACCTGAAATCTTTGAAAGTCTATCAGGATGTGTTTCAAATGGACTAGAGATCTTAGCTTTGTATAATGTTCAACTGTCTGGGCAGTTGACTGATGAACTTGGGCAATTTAAAAATCTGGTCTTCCTCTCTTTGGGGAATAATTCAATTTCAGGTCCTATTCCATGGTCTATAGGAAATCTTTCATCTTTGAGATCCTTACACCTTGAAGCTAATCAAATTAATGGAACTCTCCCTCCAAGCTTTGGACATCTCTCCAAATTAGAGTCTCTATATATTTATTCAAATATGTTGGAGGGTGTAGTATCTGACATTCATTTTACCAATTTAACAAGATTAACTTTACTTTATGCATCTAAAAATCGATTGACTTTAAAAGTAAGTCTCGATTGGATCCCTCCTTTTCAACTCAAATATTTAGTTTTGGGATCATGGAATTTAGGGCCCCAATTTCCTTCATGGCTCTGTTCACAAAAGCAACTTTTGAGCTTGGACATATCCAATACAGGGATTATAGATGCAGTTCCTCCTTGGTTTTGGAACTTGTCTTCTCAGTTTACTTATCTAAATATCTCTCACAATCAAATCTATGGAGAGATTCCACATATCCCTTTGATTTTGTCCGATCATTCAATAATTGATGTGAGTTCAAATCACTTCGAAGGTCCATTGCCTTGTATATCCTCTAATTTGAGCTTCCTTGATCTTTCTAATAATTCACTATCTAGAtctatttttcactttttgtgtTACAAGATGAAGGAGCCCAAAAATATGGAATTTCTCAATCTTGGAAAAAATCTGTTATCAGGGAATATAAGTAATTGCTGGATGAAGTGGCAAAGGTTGGTTGCCTTAAATTTGGGAAACAACAATTTCTCTGGTTCTATCCCAGCATCCATTGGATCTCTTATTAATCTTGGGTCTTTGCACCTATCTAACAACAGTTTCTCTGGAAAATTTCCATCCTTGTTGAAAAATTGTAATTACTTGTTTACTATTGATATTGGCAAAAATGAGTTTGTTGGGAGCATACCTTTGTGGATTGGACACAGACTTTCAAGCTTGATGATTCTTCGCCTTCGCTTCAATAATTTCCATGGTCAAATACCAGAAGAACTTTGTGCTCTGACTTCACTCCAAATCCTAGACCTTTCACATAATAAGCTATTTGGAAGCATACCTAAATGTCTCAACAATTTCAGTACTATGGCCAGAAATAACAATTCAAATTATCCCATATATGTCTTTGATTGGTCACTAATGTACAGTTCTAGGCCTTTTGAAAGTGAATTGCTTGTGATTAAGGGAGAATCTCTTGAGTATTCCACCACACTTCAACTTGTAAATATTATAGACCTTTCCAACAACAATTTGTCAGGAGAGATTCCTAAAGAAGTGGCTAGTCTCCAAGGACTACAATCATTGAATTTGTCATCTAATATCTTGACTGGAATGATTCCGGAGAATATAGGTGATATGGGATCACTGGAATCTATTGATTTCTCAATAAACCAACTTTGCGGTCAAATTCCTCAAAGTATGTCAAGTTTGACATTTTTGAGCCACTTGAACTTGTCAAACAACAATTTAATTGGGAGAATCCCTTCAAGCACTCAGCTACAGAGCCTCAGCGCATCCAGTTTTTTTGGGAACAAGCTTTGTGGACCTCCACTTACTGATAGTTGTACTATAAATTATGTAAAACCAAACATTCAAAACAAAAGGAGCAAGGATTTTGGTGGGCTTAAGGTGGATTGGTTTTTTGTAAGTATGGCACTTGGATTTGTGGTTGGGTTTTGGCTTGTATTGGGTCCTTTACTATGGAACAAGCAATGGAGAATTTTGTACTTTCAATTCCTAGATCACCTAGGGTACAAGCTCAGTGGTGTAGTGGCACAAACTTGGCAGCATT ATTTCTTTGCTCATCTAGGCCAAAATTCATCAGCACAAG GGGGCTCTGGCGTGCGGAAACATCTTCAACTCTTGCACAGTACATTGCAGAGACCAAGGACCTCTTGA